In the genome of Streptomyces sp. Q6, the window CAGCACACGCGGCCGAGGAGTCACCCGGATGAGCACGACCCAGAACGAGAGGCTGCGGGAACTACTGGAACCGCTCGTCAGCTCACAGGGGCTCGATCTCGAAGAGATCGAAGTTGCCTCGGTAGGACGCAAGCGTGTGCTGCGTGTCGTCGTGGACTCCGACGAGGGAGCTGACCTCGACGCGATCGCCGATGTGAGCCGCGCGCTCTCGGCGAAGCTCGACGACCCCGACAACAGCTCGGTGATGGGCGACGGCGAGTACGAACTCGAGGTCGGAACGCCGGGCGCCGAGCGCCCCCTGACCGAGCACCGGCACTACATCCGTGCCACGACCCGCCTCGTGAAGTTCACGCTGAACGACGACAGCGAGCTGGTCGCGCGCATTCTCACGGTCGACGACAAGGGTCTCGACCTCGAAGTACCGGGCGTGAAGGGCCGCAAGGCCACCGCCCGACGACTCGACTTCAGCGACATCGCCAAGGCGCGCGTCCAGGTCGAGTTCAACCGCAAGAACAAGAGCGACGACATCGAAGAAGAGGAGGCGTAGCCGTGGACATCGACATGAGTGCCCTGCGGGGTCTGGTCCGGGAGAAGGAGATCTCCTTCGACCTGCTGGTCGAGGCGATCGAGTCGGCCCTCCTCATCGCCTACCACCGCACCGAAGGCAGCTTCCGCCGCGCGCGGGTGAAGCTCGACCGCGAGAGCGGCCATGTGACGGTGTGGGCGACGGAGGACCCGGCGGACCTCGAAGAGGGCCAGGAGGCCAAGGAGTTCGACGACACCCCGTCCGACTTCGGCCGCATCGCCGCCACCACCGCGAAGCAGGTCATCCTCCAGCGTCTGCGCGACGCGCAGGACGACGCGACGCTCGGCGAGTACGCCGGCCGTGAGGGCGACATCGTCATGGGCCAGGTCCAGCAGGGCCGCGACCCGAAGAACGTGCTGGTGGACATCGGCAAGCTCGAGGCCATCCTGCCCGTGCAGGAGCAGGTGCCGGGCGAGGAGTACCCGCACGGGCTGCGCCTGCGCTCGTACGTCGTCCGCGTCGCCAAGGGTGTCCGTGGCCCGTCGGTGACCCTGTCGCGTACGCACCCCAACCTCGTGAAGAAGCTGTTCGCGCTGGAGGTCCCGGAGATCGCCGACGGTTCCGTCGAGATCTCGGCGATCGCCCGCGAGGCCGGTCACCGTACGAAGATCGCCGTGCGCTCCACCCGCAGCGGACTCAACGCCAAGGGCGCGTGCATCGGTCCCATGGGCGGGCGCGTGCGCAACGTCATGGGCGAGCTCAACGGCGAGAAGATCGACATCGTCGACTGGTCCGACGACCCGGCGCAGATGGTGGCCAACGCGCTGTCCCCGGCCCGCGTCTCCAAGGTCGAGATCGTCGACCTCGGTGCCCGCTCGGCCCGGGTGACCGTGCCGGACTACCAGCTCTCGCTGGCCATCGGCAAGGAGGGGCAGAACGCTCGCCTGGCCGCCCGGCTGACCGGCTGGCGCATCGACATCCGTCCGGACACGGAGCAGCAGGACGCCCCCGCCGGGGAATAATTCCACGCGCTCCGCGCTTGGATCACGACAGTATGTGACAGAGACGGCCGTTCGATTCTTACCCCAAAGGGGTGAGGTCGGTACGGGGAGGTAGACTTAATCGTGTCTGGCCGGACGCAAGCCCGCGCCTGCCCTGAGAGAACCTGTGTGGGTTGCCGGGAGCGAGCGGCCAAGAGCGATCTGCTGCGGATCGTGGTGATCGAGGGCGCCTGCGTCCCCGATGATCGCGGTACGCTGCCCGGCCGGGGTGCCTACGTGCACCCCGCCCTGGTCTGTCTCGACCTGGCGGTCCGCCGCCGGGCGTTCCAGCGGGCGTACAAGTCCCCTGGACCGTTCGACACGGAGGCACTCCGCCACCGAGTCGAGCAGGCAACACCGTAAGAAGCGCCGCGCGGAACCCCCGTGCGGCCCTGGTACCCCGCGAGTTGGAAGTAGGTCGAGATTGCGATGAGCACTCGATGAGCACGCGATGAGTACGCCCATGAAGTAGCGACGGTCCGGCGTAACCCGGACCTAAAAGGAGCGAAGTGGCTAAGGTCCGGGTATACGAACTCGCCAAGGAGTTCGGTGTGGAGAGCAAGGTCGTCATGGCCAAGCTCCAAGAACTCGGTGAGTTCGTACGTTCGGCGTCCTCGACGATCGAGGCGCCGGTTGTACGCAAGTTGACTGATGCCCTCCAGCAGGGCAACGGCGGCGGCAAGCCCGCCGCGAAGAAGGCCGCGCCCGCGAAGCCCGCGGCGCCGCGTCCCACCCCTTCCCCCGCGCAGGCCGCCAAGCCTGCCGCGCCGCGTCCGCCGGCCCCAAGCCGGCCGTC includes:
- the rimP gene encoding ribosome maturation factor RimP translates to MSTTQNERLRELLEPLVSSQGLDLEEIEVASVGRKRVLRVVVDSDEGADLDAIADVSRALSAKLDDPDNSSVMGDGEYELEVGTPGAERPLTEHRHYIRATTRLVKFTLNDDSELVARILTVDDKGLDLEVPGVKGRKATARRLDFSDIAKARVQVEFNRKNKSDDIEEEEA
- the nusA gene encoding transcription termination factor NusA encodes the protein MDIDMSALRGLVREKEISFDLLVEAIESALLIAYHRTEGSFRRARVKLDRESGHVTVWATEDPADLEEGQEAKEFDDTPSDFGRIAATTAKQVILQRLRDAQDDATLGEYAGREGDIVMGQVQQGRDPKNVLVDIGKLEAILPVQEQVPGEEYPHGLRLRSYVVRVAKGVRGPSVTLSRTHPNLVKKLFALEVPEIADGSVEISAIAREAGHRTKIAVRSTRSGLNAKGACIGPMGGRVRNVMGELNGEKIDIVDWSDDPAQMVANALSPARVSKVEIVDLGARSARVTVPDYQLSLAIGKEGQNARLAARLTGWRIDIRPDTEQQDAPAGE
- a CDS encoding YlxR family protein, with protein sequence MSGRTQARACPERTCVGCRERAAKSDLLRIVVIEGACVPDDRGTLPGRGAYVHPALVCLDLAVRRRAFQRAYKSPGPFDTEALRHRVEQATP